Part of the Halostella litorea genome is shown below.
GATGAACGCCAGCCCGTAGAAGCCCGAGAGGACCATGATCCCGGCCATCCCGAGGTACGACGCCGCCGACATCCAGTTCGCGCCGATCGCCATCCCGTTCTCGACGTTGCCGATGGACCGACCGGCGACCCACATCCCCTCGGCGTCGGCCACCTTGAACAGGTAGCCGATGACGAGGAAGAGAAGCAGCATCGCCGAGACGAGGATCGCCGGAAGGAGCTTGAACGAGACTTCGAGCCCCTCCGGGAGCAGTTGGAGCGGGAGCGCGGTCATTCCTCGACACCCCCGTCAGCGGCGGGCGTCCCCTCGTCGGCGTCGGGGGTCACCGACCCGTGCTCGACGCCGTACTTCTCGTCTAGCTTGTCCCGCCGCCGGGCGTACCAGAACGAGAGCGCCAGGGCCCCGCCGGGCGCGCCGATGGAGACGAGGAAGTAGTGGAGCGGGAAGCCGATCCCGGGGATGGTCTGTGTCATGACGTCCGGCGCGAGCGCCGTCGCCGTCACCGGGCCGAAGACGACCACGGCCCAGATCGCAAAGCCCGTCCAGACCACGCGGAG
Proteins encoded:
- a CDS encoding DUF4212 domain-containing protein, yielding MADNDRHDHHDEATGPDDTRVEPDGGTVTGAAQSHRETDYLDREVNLLKPSTPFMRDHLRVVWTGFAIWAVVVFGPVTATALAPDVMTQTIPGIGFPLHYFLVSIGAPGGALALSFWYARRRDKLDEKYGVEHGSVTPDADEGTPAADGGVEE